Proteins encoded by one window of Kribbella flavida DSM 17836:
- a CDS encoding aminotransferase class IV: protein MRSVLVADSFLVVNGRVRGLDRHRERFVSSCAAAGEPDAGAFWDDQVGRLPGFGRWFPRFELHETGSAAAVAAPRDEVGPAPGAAGRLRLAVQLRPAPTPGGRVRIAVHSGADPRTQPRIKGPDLDALGALKAEAAAECGADEVLLMDADGIAVEAAYSALAWWEDGVLCFPPADRDFLPSVTAALVRDLAATRGVQTTERARRPEELAEADEVWLLNALHGIRPVHAWHDGPIDPLPGSQSTEWQQALTALACPV from the coding sequence GTGAGATCCGTGCTCGTCGCCGATTCGTTCCTCGTCGTGAACGGCCGGGTGCGCGGCCTGGACCGGCACCGTGAGCGGTTCGTCTCGTCCTGCGCTGCCGCCGGTGAGCCGGACGCCGGGGCGTTCTGGGACGACCAGGTCGGCCGGCTGCCCGGCTTCGGTCGCTGGTTCCCCCGCTTCGAGCTCCACGAGACCGGGTCGGCTGCTGCCGTCGCCGCACCCCGGGACGAGGTCGGCCCTGCCCCGGGCGCAGCCGGCCGGCTGCGGCTGGCGGTGCAGTTGCGGCCGGCGCCGACGCCGGGCGGCCGAGTGCGGATCGCGGTGCACAGTGGCGCCGATCCGCGCACGCAGCCACGGATCAAGGGCCCGGACCTCGATGCGCTCGGCGCGTTGAAGGCCGAGGCGGCCGCCGAGTGCGGCGCCGACGAGGTGCTGCTGATGGATGCCGACGGCATCGCGGTCGAAGCGGCGTACTCGGCGCTGGCCTGGTGGGAGGACGGCGTGCTCTGCTTCCCGCCGGCCGACCGCGACTTCCTGCCGTCGGTGACCGCCGCGCTGGTCCGCGACCTGGCCGCGACCCGGGGCGTGCAGACCACCGAACGCGCCCGCCGCCCGGAGGAACTGGCCGAGGCCGACGAGGTCTGGCTGCTCAACGCCCTGCACGGCATCCGCCCGGTGCACGCCTGGCACGACGGCCCGATCGACCCACTGCCCGGCTCGCAGTCCACCGAGTGGCAGCAGGCCCTGACCGCCCTGGCCTGCCCGGTCTGA
- the pabB gene encoding aminodeoxychorismate synthase component I has protein sequence MPALTWSVRSVDHAADGEAVYRELFAAEPVAFWLDGGLTDRSARRISVLGTSAGPDAEVLVRDVTDGDVFTELQELLAARRTDVPAELADVFSGGYVGYFGYELKALTGGAAAYEAPTPDALWIWANRFVVIDHDRGRSHLVAVHAPDDQEALDWLDRAAAAATSRWMGWVDPPAISLLDVEQHLEQDRATYLAGIDACRVALEAGDTYEVCLTNRVRLPPVPDPLDFYLWQRATNPAPYAAFLRYGEIAVASSSPERFLAVDADGWAECRPIKGTAPRSADPAQDQLVAKALAEDEKTRAENLMIVDLIRNDLGRVSEPGSVQVPQLMVVESYQTMHQLVTTVRGKLRAGVGAVAAVRACFPPGSMTGAPKIRTMELLDELEPSARGVYSGVLGYLTVDGRADLSVVIRTAVLTPRETVVGAGGAIVLDSEPVAEYDEMVLKATATLGRSG, from the coding sequence GTGCCCGCACTGACCTGGTCCGTTCGCTCGGTCGACCACGCGGCCGACGGCGAGGCGGTCTACCGCGAGCTGTTCGCGGCCGAGCCGGTCGCCTTCTGGCTCGACGGTGGCCTGACCGACCGCAGCGCCCGCCGGATCTCGGTGCTCGGCACCAGCGCCGGCCCGGACGCCGAGGTCCTGGTCCGCGACGTCACCGACGGGGACGTGTTCACCGAGCTCCAGGAGCTGCTCGCCGCCCGCCGCACCGACGTACCGGCGGAGCTGGCCGACGTCTTCAGCGGCGGCTACGTCGGCTACTTCGGCTACGAGCTGAAGGCGCTCACCGGGGGAGCAGCGGCGTACGAGGCCCCGACGCCGGACGCGCTGTGGATCTGGGCCAACCGCTTCGTCGTGATCGATCACGACCGCGGCCGCAGCCACCTCGTCGCCGTGCACGCCCCGGACGACCAGGAGGCGCTGGACTGGCTCGACCGCGCCGCAGCGGCAGCGACCTCCCGATGGATGGGCTGGGTCGATCCGCCCGCGATCTCGCTGCTGGACGTCGAGCAGCACCTGGAGCAGGACCGCGCGACGTACCTGGCCGGCATCGACGCCTGCCGGGTGGCGCTCGAGGCCGGCGACACCTACGAGGTCTGCCTGACGAACCGCGTCCGGCTGCCACCCGTGCCCGACCCGCTCGACTTCTACCTCTGGCAGCGCGCGACCAACCCCGCACCGTACGCCGCCTTCCTCCGGTACGGCGAGATCGCGGTGGCCAGCTCGTCGCCGGAGCGGTTCCTCGCCGTGGACGCCGACGGCTGGGCCGAGTGCCGCCCGATCAAAGGCACCGCGCCCCGCTCGGCCGACCCCGCCCAGGACCAGCTTGTCGCGAAGGCGCTGGCCGAGGACGAGAAGACGCGCGCCGAGAACCTGATGATCGTCGACCTGATCCGCAACGACCTCGGCCGGGTGAGCGAGCCGGGCAGCGTCCAGGTCCCGCAGCTGATGGTGGTGGAGAGCTACCAGACCATGCACCAGCTGGTCACGACGGTCCGCGGCAAGCTGCGGGCCGGCGTGGGCGCGGTCGCTGCGGTGCGGGCCTGCTTCCCGCCCGGCTCGATGACCGGGGCGCCGAAGATCCGCACGATGGAGCTGCTCGACGAGTTGGAGCCGAGCGCCCGCGGCGTGTACTCCGGTGTGCTCGGCTACCTGACCGTGGACGGCCGGGCCGACTTGAGCGTGGTGATCAGGACCGCCGTACTGACCCCGCGGGAGACCGTCGTCGGGGCCGGCGGCGCGATCGTGCTCGACTCCGAACCGGTCGCGGAGTACGACGAAATGGTGCTGAAGGCAACCGCAACGCTGGGAAGGTCCGGGTGA
- a CDS encoding class I SAM-dependent methyltransferase, with protein sequence MSQNPIDWPGYLRAFHTATPGSTEALLSRAVAGDHTPYRWLVRAVSGEARRVLDLACGNGPVSRELYGRWVVGVDNNPIQLAGAPGPKVQADALRLPFANEAFDVVTCSMGLMVLQPLPEVLAEAARVLRRGGVLAATIPAVRPLRRGDLRTLTGLTTRLRSRPQFPAGGEMSGLKEQLRGAGFIVMESQRERYAYTVRSIDDARRLIGALYLPGTSENRREHAAAWLAQRAGDRGGLEIAIPIRRITALRTKLALT encoded by the coding sequence ATGTCTCAGAACCCGATCGACTGGCCCGGTTACCTGCGGGCGTTCCACACCGCCACCCCGGGCAGCACCGAAGCCCTGCTGTCCCGTGCCGTCGCGGGCGACCACACGCCGTACCGCTGGCTCGTTCGGGCCGTCTCCGGCGAGGCCCGCCGGGTCCTGGACCTGGCCTGCGGCAACGGTCCGGTCTCCCGTGAGCTGTACGGGCGGTGGGTCGTTGGCGTCGACAACAATCCGATCCAGCTCGCCGGGGCGCCCGGCCCGAAGGTGCAGGCCGACGCGCTGCGCCTGCCGTTCGCCAACGAGGCGTTCGACGTCGTCACCTGCTCGATGGGGCTGATGGTGCTGCAGCCGCTGCCGGAGGTGCTCGCGGAGGCGGCCCGGGTGCTGCGGCGCGGCGGGGTGCTGGCTGCGACGATTCCCGCCGTCCGGCCGTTGCGCCGCGGCGACCTGCGCACACTGACCGGACTGACCACCCGGCTGCGGTCCCGGCCGCAGTTTCCCGCCGGGGGCGAGATGTCCGGGCTGAAGGAGCAGTTGCGCGGGGCCGGCTTCATCGTGATGGAGAGTCAGCGCGAGCGGTACGCGTACACCGTGCGCAGCATCGACGACGCCCGCCGGCTGATCGGCGCGCTCTACCTGCCGGGCACGTCCGAGAACCGGCGCGAGCACGCCGCCGCCTGGCTGGCCCAGCGCGCCGGCGACCGCGGCGGCCTGGAGATCGCGATCCCGATCCGCCGGATCACCGCCCTGCGCACCAAACTCGCCCTCACCTGA